A part of Sugiyamaella lignohabitans strain CBS 10342 chromosome D, complete sequence genomic DNA contains:
- the AGX1 gene encoding alanine--glyoxylate transaminase (Alanine:glyoxylate aminotransferase (AGT); catalyzes the synthesis of glycine from glyoxylate, which is one of three pathways for glycine biosynthesis in yeast; has similarity to mammalian and plant alanine:glyoxylate aminotransferases; GO_component: GO:0005739 - mitochondrion [Evidence IDA] [PMID 14576278]; GO_component: GO:0005739 - mitochondrion [Evidence IDA] [PMID 16823961]; GO_function: GO:0008453 - alanine-glyoxylate transaminase activity [Evidence IEA]; GO_function: GO:0008453 - alanine-glyoxylate transaminase activity [Evidence IMP] [PMID 14745783]; GO_function: GO:0008453 - alanine-glyoxylate transaminase activity [Evidence IDA] [PMID 16226833]; GO_function: GO:0003824 - catalytic activity [Evidence IEA]; GO_function: GO:0030170 - pyridoxal phosphate binding [Evidence IEA]; GO_function: GO:0008483 - transaminase activity [Evidence IEA]; GO_function: GO:0016740 - transferase activity [Evidence IEA]; GO_process: GO:0006545 - glycine biosynthetic process [Evidence IEA]; GO_process: GO:0019265 - glycine biosynthetic process, by transamination of glyoxylate [Evidence IDA] [PMID 16226833]; GO_process: GO:0008152 - metabolic process [Evidence IEA]): MSSQAEHDLTLIPGPIEFDDQVLNAMSHPTVAHTAKPFVSTFSQVLKSLRTLFFSKDPKAQAFVIAGSGTLGWDIVSSNLIEAGENALVLNTGYFSDSFADCLGVYGAKVDQLRAPIGDRPGLNEIEAALKSKNYKIITITHVDTSTGVLSDIKAISEVVHKVSPDTLVVVDGVCSVGVEEIRFDDWGLDFVLSASQKAIGAPAGLSISFASARALATVESRKTPVASYFASLLRWAPIMRAYESDKPAYFATPAVQNVYALHEALRQITSGGESAIVERFKVHQHASDRVKDTVEGLGLKLVAVRRDIAAHGMSAVYLPEGVQNTDLLPWFLKHKVVLAGGIHKEIATKYFRIGHMGVSVTNPSLGHLDKILTLLPEAIKSAKN, translated from the coding sequence ATGTCTTCTCAGGCTGAACATGATCTCACTCTTATTCCTGGTCCTATCGAATTCGATGACCAGGTGCTCAATGCTATGAGCCATCCTACTGTGGCCCATACTGCCAAACCTTTTGTGTCGACTTTTTCCCAGGTCCTGAAATCTCTGAGAACTCTTTTCTTCAGTAAAGATCCCAAGGCTCAGGCTTTCGTCATTGCTGGTTCGGGTACTCTCGGATGGGATATCGTCAGTTCAAACTTGATTGAAGCCGGAGAGAATGCTCTCGTGCTCAATACTGGATACTTTTCTGATTCGTTTGCCGACTGTCTCGGTGTTTACGGAGCCAAGGTTGATCAGTTGAGAGCTCCTATTGGTGACCGACCTGGTTTGAACGAGATTGAGGCGGCTTTAAAATCCAAAAATTACAAGATCATTACCATCACTCATGTTGACACTTCGACTGGTGTTCTATCTGATATCAAGGCCATTTCCGAGGTCGTTCACAAGGTTTCTCCTGATACcctggttgttgttgacggTGTTTGTTCTGTGGGTGTTGAGGAAATTAGATTTGATGACTGGGGATTGGATTTTGTGTTGTCTGCTTCTCAAAAGGCCATTGGCGCTCCTGCCGGTTTGTCTATCTCATTCGCTTCTGCTCGTGCATTGGCTACTGTTGAGTCTCGTAAGACTCCTGTTGCATCTTACTTTGCCAGTTTATTGAGATGGGCTCCTATTATGCGTGCTTATGAGTCTGATAAGCCTGCTTACTTTGCTACCCCAGCTGTTCAAAATGTCTATGCTCTTCACGAGGCTTTGAGACAAATTACCTCGGGCGGTGAGTCTGCTATTGTTGAGCGTTTCAAGGTTCACCAACATGCTTCTGACCGTGTCAAGGATACTGTTGAGGGACTTGGACTCAAGCTTGTTGCTGTTCGTCGTGATATTGCTGCCCACGGTATGAGTGCTGTATACCTTCCCGAAGGTGTTCAGAACACTGACCTTCTCCCTTGGTTCCTCAAGCACAAGGTTGTTCTTGCTGGAGGCATTCACAAGGAAATCGCTACTAAATACTTCCGTATTGGACACATGGGTGTCTCTGTCACAAACCCAAGCTTGGGGCACCTTGACAAGATCCTCACTCTCTTGCCTGAGGCTATCAAAAGTGCCAAGAACTAG
- the PSD2 gene encoding phosphatidylserine decarboxylase 2 (Phosphatidylserine decarboxylase of the Golgi and vacuolar membranes; converts phosphatidylserine to phosphatidylethanolamine; controls vacuolar membrane phospholipid content by regulating phospholipids in compartments that will eventually give rise to the vacuole; loss of Psd2p causes a specific reduction in vacuolar membrane PE levels while total PE levels are not significantly affected; GO_component: GO:0005794 - Golgi apparatus [Evidence IEA]; GO_component: GO:0005795 - Golgi stack [Evidence IEA]; GO_component: GO:0005768 - endosome [Evidence IDA] [PMID 20016005]; GO_component: GO:0005773 - vacuole [Evidence IEA,IEA]; GO_function: GO:0016831 - carboxy-lyase activity [Evidence IEA]; GO_function: GO:0016829 - lyase activity [Evidence IEA]; GO_function: GO:0004609 - phosphatidylserine decarboxylase activity [Evidence IEA,IEA]; GO_function: GO:0004609 - phosphatidylserine decarboxylase activity [Evidence IGI] [PMID 14660568]; GO_process: GO:0006629 - lipid metabolic process [Evidence IEA]; GO_process: GO:0006656 - phosphatidylcholine biosynthetic process [Evidence IDA] [PMID 6427211]; GO_process: GO:0006646 - phosphatidylethanolamine biosynthetic process [Evidence IEA]; GO_process: GO:0008654 - phospholipid biosynthetic process [Evidence IEA,IEA]), with the protein MSKIQTEDGNGKQQAKTTPKRKAFRRQKSYELNVYSDIVGMAFMEIVSVSDLPSPKNMARTSFDMDPFVVVSFGKKTFRTPYKRHTLNPVYNEKLLFPIQRNERGYSIRFIVFDNDKLTLNDFVADVELHIKNLLGNVPHQDPDTGLYDAMLKNSVLSEADVGTYVLPLKMKKMEKFSGAVAPRLTVRAKFVPYAALRQQLWRGLAIQYDADDTKTISSVELNAMLDSLGSTLSAQTRANFFERFGKNVETDELTIDEIIMCLEDQIVKDAEDQRRRIETSDSVDSDTSSISSVGTESPPDKEYTAADIIYGDTNSKQSNGNSNSTLVERVIRLSVCPICRQPRLNKRSEIDLVSHVATCASMSWDKLDATVLDRYITSSQAQSRWYTTIVKKLSYGNYKLGANSANILVQDRVTGFIMEEKMSVYVRVGIRLLYKGLSSSRMETKRIRSLLRSLSIKQGVKFDSPSSVSSIVPFIKFHNLDMSESLEPVENFKTFNEFFYRKLKPGVRTLDSPNSDHVAVSPADCRATVFPTVSKAQEVWIKGRPFSVSRLLGDQYPEYVDRFTEGALAIFRLAPQDYHRFHSPVTGILGEPKLIAGEYYTVNPMAIRSALDVFGENVRVLVPIQSEEFGSVMVIAVGAMMVGSTVITAKPGEKINRMDELGYFQFGGSTLVVLFEPGAIVFDRDLEENSFQPLETLVTVGMSVGHTPSTEEWERDDLKSPEDASPEQKERAKRVITGLSG; encoded by the coding sequence ATGTCAAAGATACAAACAGAAGATGGTAACGGAAAACAGCAGGCAAAGACCACCCCGAAGAGAAAGGCATTCCGCCGGCAAAAGTCGTACGAGCTGAATGTATACTCAGATATTGTGGGTATGGCCTTTATGGAAATTGTCTCGGTATCTGACCTACCTTCTCCCAAAAATATGGCCAGAACTTCTTTTGATATGGATCCATTTGTAGTGGTATCGTTCGGTAAGAAGACCTTCCGCACTCCCTATAAAAGACATACTTTGAACCCGGTTTACAACGAAAAGCTTCTGTTTCCCATCCAGAGGAATGAACGAGGATATTCAATCAGGTTTATTGTTTTCGATAACGACAAGCTCACTTTGAACGActttgttgctgatgtCGAGCTGCATATTAAGAATTTACTTGGCAATGTCCCGCATCAGGATCCTGATACTGGGCTCTATGATGCCATGTTGAAGAACTCAGTACTATCAGAAGCTGATGTGGGGACATATGTTCTTCCTCtaaaaatgaagaaaatggaaaaatTCTCCGGTGCGGTAGCTCCAAGGCTAACTGTTCGCGCAAAATTTGTTCCATATGCAGCACTCAGGCAGCAGCTTTGGAGAGGATTGGCTATTCAATATGATGCGGATGATACTAAAACCATCAGCAGCGTTGAGCTGAATGCCATGCTTGACTCTCTGGGTTCAACACTCTCTGCTCAAACGAGAGCAAACTTTTTTGAGCGATTTGGTAAGAATGTGGAAACCGACGAATTGACTATCGATGAGATTATCATGTGTCTCGAAGATCAAATTGTTAAGGATGCCGAAGATCAGAGGCGCCGAATTGAGACCTCAGATTCTGTCGACTCAGACACGAGCTCCATATCCTCTGTTGGAACAGAATCTCCACCTGACAAAGAAtacactgctgctgatataaTATACGGGGATACCAATAGCAAGCAGTCTAACGGAAACTCCAACTCAACGCTTGTTGAGCGTGTGATCCGTCTTAGTGTTTGTCCTATTTGTCGTCAACCAAGACTTAACAAAAGATCAGAGATAGATCTTGTCAGTCATGTTGCTACCTGCGCTAGTATGAGTTGGGATAAGTTGGATGCTACTGTTCTGGACAGGTACATCACGTCTAGTCAGGCACAGAGTCGTTGGTATACGACAATTGTGAAGAAACTGTCATACGGAAACTATAAGCTAGGAGCTAACTCGGCTAATATTCTTGTACAAGACAGAGTCACAGGATTCATTATGGAAGAAAAGATGAGCGTGTACGTACGGGTGGGAATTAGACTCCTATATAAAGGACTCAGCAGCTCACGTATGGAAACGAAGAGGATCCGTAGTTTGCTGCGGTCTTTGAGTATCAAGCAAGGAGTCAAGTTTGACAGTCCTTCGTCTGTTTCTAGTATTGTTCCTTTTATCAAGTTCCATAATCTTGACATGTCAGAGTCACTGGAACCAGTCGAAAACTTCAAAACTTTTAATGAATTTTTCTATAGGAAACTCAAGCCTGGTGTCAGGACACTGGATTCTCCTAACAGTGACCATGTTGCTGTATCTCCTGCAGATTGCCGGGCTACGGTGTTTCCAACAGTTTCAAAGGCTCAAGAGGTGTGGATCAAAGGACGGCCGTTTAGCGTTTCCAGGTTACTTGGTGATCAATATCCAGAGTATGTTGACAGGTTCACTGAAGGAGCTCTTGCGATCTTCAGATTGGCACCTCAAGATTATCACCGTTTTCACTCTCCAGTGACTGGAATACTAGGAGAGCCAAAGCTCATTGCAGGTGAATACTATACAGTTAACCCTATGGCCATTCGATCGGCCCTGGATGTTTTTGGGGAGAATGTTAGAGTACTGGTTCCAATCCAGTCTGAAGAATTCGGAAGTGTTATGGTCATAGCTGTAGGGGCAATGATGGTGGGAAGTACGGTTATAACCGCCAAGCCAGGAGAGAAGATTAACCGTATGGATGAATTGGGTTACTTCCAATTTGGAGGTAGCACTTTAGTCGTGTTATTCGAACCAGGCGCCATAGTTTTCGATCGGGATCTCGAGGAGAACTCATTCCAACCACTGGAGACATTGGTCACTGTAGGAATGTCGGTTGGCCATACCCCATCTACAGAAGAATGGGAGCGTGATGATTTGAAATCACCTGAAGATGCTTCACCTGAGCAAAAGGAAAGAGCAAAAAGAGTCATTACTGGGTTATCTGGTTAG
- the BCS1 gene encoding bifunctional AAA family ATPase chaperone/translocase BCS1 (Protein translocase and chaperone required for Complex III assembly; member of the AAA ATPase family; forms a homo-oligomeric complex in the mitochondrial inner membrane that translocates the C-terminal domain of Rip1p from the matrix across the inner membrane, and then delivers it to an assembly intermediate of respiratory Complex III in an ATP-dependent reaction; also required for assembly of the Qcr10p subunit; mutations in human homolog BCS1L linked to neonatal diseases; GO_component: GO:0016021 - integral component of membrane [Evidence IEA]; GO_component: GO:0016020 - membrane [Evidence IEA]; GO_component: GO:0005743 - mitochondrial inner membrane [Evidence IEA,IEA]; GO_component: GO:0005743 - mitochondrial inner membrane [Evidence IDA] [PMID 8599931]; GO_component: GO:0005739 - mitochondrion [Evidence IEA]; GO_component: GO:0005739 - mitochondrion [Evidence IDA] [PMID 16823961]; GO_function: GO:0005524 - ATP binding [Evidence IEA,IEA]; GO_function: GO:0016887 - ATPase activity [Evidence ISS] [PMID 1327750]; GO_function: GO:0017111 - nucleoside-triphosphatase activity [Evidence IEA]; GO_function: GO:0000166 - nucleotide binding [Evidence IEA,IEA]; GO_function: GO:0008320 - protein transmembrane transporter activity [Evidence IMP] [PMID 22017868]; GO_process: GO:0051131 - chaperone-mediated protein complex assembly [Evidence IMP,IPI] [PMID 10508156]; GO_process: GO:0008152 - metabolic process [Evidence IEA]; GO_process: GO:0034551 - mitochondrial respiratory chain complex III assembly [Evidence IMP] [PMID 22017868]; GO_process: GO:0032979 - protein insertion into mitochondrial membrane from inner side [Evidence IMP,IPI] [PMID 22017868]) → MDKLWPRQGSSPGVIAGATSQGVSESENAGNGVGVSLQSSSRDLAMPVVSGDGSGASSSSSRFGQFSEFLESNPIFTAGFGLMGLGAGLAVARQGVMRLGNLIYRQMLVDLEIPSKDKSYTWFLEWMSQYPNRNSRHLSIQTAVKQHDNGSITTKFELVPGPGKHLIRYKGAFMLIKRERSGRLMDLTSGTPFETITLTTLYRDRHLFNDLLTEAHTRAQSQQQGKTVIYSSFGPEWRPFGTPRRKRDLDSVILAEGVKERMLDDIKDFLNTSSWYYDRGIPYRRGYLLYGPPGSGKSSVIQALAGELDYNICILNLSEITLTDDRLNHLMNHIPERSILLLEDIDAAFNERKQSDDQGFMSGVTFSGLLNALDGVASADERLIFMTTNHPERLDPALIRPGRVDYKECIDNATEYQVRQMFLRFYEGHDAECELFVQKVIDLNSTVSTAQLQGLFVYNKNNPQGAIDMVPFLKQ, encoded by the coding sequence ATGGATAAATTGTGGCCCAGACAGGGTAGCTCGCCAGGTGTAATTGCCGGTGCGACCAGTCAGGGTGTTTCGGAGAGCGAAAATGCCGGAAATGGAGTCGGAGTCTCTCTTCAGAGCTCGTCCAGGGATCTAGCAATGCCAGTGGTATCTGGTGATGGCAGTGGTGCGagttcgtcgtcgtcgagaTTTGGTCAGTTTTCCGAGTTTCTCGAGTCGAATCCTATATTTACTGCTGGATTTGGATTGATGGGATTGGGTGCTGGTCTGGCAGTCGCTCGCCAGGGAGTCATGCGATTGGGAAATTTAATATACAGACAGATGTTAGTGGATCTAGAGATTccttcaaaagataaatcGTACACTTGGTTTTTAGAGTGGATGTCTCAGTATCCGAATCGAAACTCGCGTCATTTGAGTATTCAGACAGCTGTTAAACAACACGATAATGGATCAATTACCACCAAATTTGAGCTGGTTCCTGGTCCTGGTAAGCACTTGATTCGATACAAAGGTGCTTTCATGCTCATTAAAAGAGAACGGTCTGGTCGTCTGATGGACCTGACGTCTGGAACTCCTTTCGAAACTATCACATTGACTACACTTTATAGAGACAGACATTTGTTCAACGACCTGCTAACAGAAGCTCATACACGAGCCCagtctcagcagcagggcAAGAcagttatttattcttcATTTGGCCCTGAATGGCGGCCATTTGGAACTCCAAGACGCAAACGAGATCTCGACTCGGTTATTCTCGCTGAAGGTGTTAAAGAGCGGATGCTCGACGACATAAAAGACTTTCTTAATACCAGTTCCTGGTATTATGATCGTGGTATCCCATATCGACGTGGGTATCTGTTATATGGACCACCAGGATCTGGTAAATCAAGTGTAATTCAGGCATTGGCTGGTGAGCTTGATTACAATATCTGTATATTAAATTTGTCAGAGATCACCTTGACTGATGATAGACTCAATCATCTCATGAACCATATTCCCGAACGGAGTATATTACTGCTAGAAGACATTGACGCGGCTTTTAATGAACGTAAACAGTCTGATGACCAGGGTTTCATGTCCGGTGTCACCTTTTCTGGTCTGCTTAACGCTCTTGATGGAGTTGCTTCAGCCGACGAACGTCTTATTTTCATGACGACAAATCATCCAGAACGCCTCGATCCTGCTCTTATTCGCCCTGGTCGTGTCGATTATAAAGAATGTATCGACAATGCTACTGAGTACCAGGTTCGCCAAATGTTCCTGCGTTTCTACGAGGGTCATGACGCCGAATGTGAACTTTTTGTGCAGAAAGTCATTGATTTGAATAGCACTGTCAGTACTGCCCAGCTCCAGGGTCTCtttgtatataataaaaacaaCCCCCAAGGTGCCATTGATATGGTGCCTTTTCTCAAACAATAA